The genomic region CTTGTCCAAGCCATGCGCTGACACCAAGGCTATCGCTCAGGTCGGCACCATCTCGGCCAACTCCGACAGCTCCATCGGCGACATCATTGCCGAAGCCATGGAAAAAGTCGGTAAAGAAGGCGTGATCACCGTTGAAGAAGGCTCGGGCCTGGAAAACGAACTGTCGGTTGTTGAAGGCATGCAGTTCGACCGTGGCTACCTGTCCCCGTACTTCGTCAACAAGCCAGACACCATGACCGCCGAGCTCGACGGCCCGCTGATACTGCTGGTTGACAAAAAGATCTCCAACATCCGTGAACTGTTGCCAGTTCTGGAAGCTGTTGCCAAGGCCGGTCGCCCACTGCTGATCGTTTCCGAAGACGTTGAAGGCGAAGCCCTGGCGACTCTGGTTGTGAACAACATGCGCGGTATCGTGAAAGTGGTTGCTGTCAAAGCACCTGGTTTCGGCGATCGTCGCAAGGCCATGCTGCAGGACATCGCTGTTCTGACTGGCGGTACCGTTATCTCCGAAGAGATCGGCCTGAGCCTGGAAAGCGCTACCCTGGAACACCTGGGTAATGCCAAGCGCGTCACCGTGACCAAGGAAAACACCACCGTGATCGACGGTGCTGGTGTTGAAGCTGACATCCAGGCACGTGTTACCCAGATCCGCGCTCAAGTGGCTGATACCACTTCCGACTACGACCGTGAAAAACTGCAAGAGCGTCTGGCCAAGCTGTCCGGCGGCGTTGCAGTGATCAAGGTTGGCGCTGGTTCCGAAGTTGAAATGAAAGAGAAGAAAGCCCGCGTTGAAGACGCCCTGCACGCTACCCGTGCAGCCGTTGAAGAAGGCGTGGTACCTGGCGGTGGCGTGGCACTGGTTCGCGCTCTGCAGGCTATCTCCGAGCTGAAAGGCGACAACGCTGACCAAGACGTCGGTATCGCTCTGCTGCGTCGTGCGGTTGAAGCACCTCTGCGCCAGATCGTTGCCAACTCCGGCGACGAGCCAAGCGTAGTGGTCGACAAGGTCAAGCAGGGTTCGGGTAACTTCGGTTACAACGCTGCTACCGGCGAATACGGCGACATGATCGAAATGGGCATCCTGGACCCAGCTAAAGTGACTCGTTCGGCTCTGCAAGCGGCTTCGTCGATTGCCAGCCTGATGATCACCACTGAAGCAATGATCGCCGAGATCAAAGAAGATGCTCCAGCTGGCGGCGGTATGCCAGACATGGGCGGTATGGGCGGCATGGGCGGCATGATGTAAGCCAGCCTTACCCCGATACTGAAAAACCCCGCCTGCAGCGATGCAGGTGGGGTTTTTTTATGCTGATCGTTCCCACGCTCTGCGTGGGAATGCCGCCAGGGACGCTCCGCGTGCCGCTTTATGCGCACGTTTCAACTGACGCCGCGACGCCCCAGGAGCTTCTTGAACATGAAGCCGCGCGCCAGCATCAGCTGCGAGGCAGCCGGCAAAGATGCCATGGGTCTCGGTGCCGCAGTGCCGGATGACGGATGGACAGGCACGTGTGCGGTTTTTTTGAGGGACGCCGGTTGGGGCCGCTCCCAGTGGCCGGACATGACGACCATGCCCAGCAGTTTGAGGGTGTTGCCGTAGTAATCATGGTCCCGGATGGACCGGCGTTGCAGGTTGTCCCAAATGTTATTGAGCCACAGCTGATTGTCGGGGCTGATCATCGCGCTGACCCCGAGTGCCGCCACAAAGGCCGGCTCATTCGGCGCTTCCTCAATGGTACTGCCGTCGATCCGGTAACCGCTGTTGAAGTTGCCCGGTTCATCGTGGGTGGTGGCGCGTGCCCAGCGGTTGAAGGTGGTCAAGGTGTACAGCGCGCGAGGGTCACCGTACATCAGGTAATCCAGGCCTATGCGCCAGGGGTAACGGGCCGCGTTCCACGAGTAGCCGCCGTCGTATTGACCTTCCACCAGTTCGGGCCGTGCAGGGGTGAGCGAAGTGTCCAAGTGGCTGATGAAGTCCGGCACCAAAGCACTTTTGGCACTGTAGCGCTGGGTAAAGTCGCTGATGATCGAATAGGTCTTGTCGCGCACCGCCTGCCAGCGTTTATCCCCGGTCATGGCGAAAAAGCTGTAGAGGTGCGACTGCATGAAGTCCGAGCTGCGGGTGGTGTACTCAAGCTCCGCGTCGCCATCGGTGCCGGCCCAGTCGCCGAGCATCAGATGCTGAGTCCTGGGGTGCACTTCGTGCTTCATGATCGCCGCCATGACCGTGTTGGCCTCGCTGCGGTAGTCAATGGTGCCTTGGCTGCCCCATTTCTGGTCGGCCAGCAGCAGGGCGTAGGCGATGTCCAGGTCGCCGTCGGTGGCACTGACGTCGCCGCGGAAAGGGTCGGTGGAGTCGCCGCAGCCCTCTATCTGGTTCCAGGCCATCAGGCCGGGATCGGAGGCTGCCGGGTGATCCTGGAAGTAGCGCACCATGCCGTCGAAGATTTTTTGGGCCTCGTCATCGTAGTCGGCCATCATCACCGTAAGCAGCATGCCGTAGCCATGAGCCTCGGACACCGTGATGGTGTTGGGCGCGGCGCCACCGCCCACCGGTTTGTGGTCGGCGTTGACCTTGACGAAATACCGGCCGCTGCCGCAATCCCCTGAGAGATACACCGCCTTCCAGTCCTTGTAGAACGTGACCAATTGTTTATCCATGATCGCCTGGGTCTGGCGATTGGGCAGGATGGTGCCGGGGTAGTAGGGCGCGTGAGCACTCTGGGCCGCGCTGCTGCCTGACCATGAACCGGCGGCCATGCACAGTGATAACAGCAGCGTGGGCAGATGCCGTCTAGGGTGACGCATGAACTGACTCTCCAACCTGATCCAAAGGACAAGGTCGCGAGGTTAGCGGCAGCGCGGACGTTCCACTGTCACAGGCTGTAACAGCCTAACCTGGGCGCAGCGCCAGGGTCAGGGTCAGGCGTGCGCCGCCCAACGGGCTGCGGGTGATCGACAGTTCTCCACGGTGCCAATGGGTGGCGCGCTTGGCCAGCGCCAGGCCCAGGCCAAACCCGCTGGGCTCGTCGCCGCCCATGGCCAGGCGCACGAAGGGTTCGAAGATCTTTTCGCGGTTTTCCGGCAGCACGCCCGGGCCGTCATCATCTACATGCAGCACCAGGTGCTGGTCCTGGCACGCAGCGCTGACGTTCACCCGTTCGCGGGCGTAAGTGATGGCGTTGCTCAGCAGGTTGCGCACGATCAGATGCAGCAGGGCGCGGTCGCCGATCAGTTCCAGGTCGGCCGGGTCGGTGTTTAGGGTCAGCAGGCGATGGTGCCCGTCCAACAGGGCGAACTCCTGCTGCAGCCAGTCGTGGATATTGATCGGCTCATGCTGCAGGTCGCTGGGTGCATCGGCCAGCCGGGCAAAGGCGAGGCTGGCGCGAACCAGCGACTCCAGCTCTTCGATGTCGGTTTGCAGGCGCTCTTGCAGGCGGGTGCGGGTGTCGGGGTCGGCACTTTTACTCAGCAGTGCCAGAGCAAACCGCATCCGGGCCAGGGGCGTGCGCAGTTCGTGGGACACCGCCTGGGAAACTTCTCGGTGGCGTTCACCCATCGAGGTGATGTCCTGGGCATGCTTGCGCAACGTTTGCAGCAGCGGCGTCCATTCCTGGCTCATCGCCGGTAGCAGCGTGCTGGGCGTGCGGGCAAGGGCACTCATACAGGCGTTTAGGGTGTTGAGGTCGTGGGTGTATTTGCGTCGGGCACGCAACGCGATCCAGAGCAACAGCAACACCGGCAGGCCGGCAACACAGGCGGTCACCCAATACACCGGATATTGCAGCAGGTCCTTCACTTCGGCGGTTCCCCACATAGGGCCGAATTGAATCACCGTGTCATCGTCCAGCGGGAAGTAGGTGACGTCCTCATCACTGTTCTGCGCCGGTTGATGATGGTCGAGCATCACAATGGCTTCGGGTGGCAGCTCGATATCGTCTTTTTTCACCACGCTCACCGGGTACTGAAAGCGTGCTTGCAGCGACTCGACACGCGCCTCCCATTGTTCGGGGGGCAGGGTCTTGAGTTGCTCGGCAACCAGATAACCCGGCCCGGCCATCAGGCGCAGAAAACTGTAGTCGCCGATAAACACCGCAGCGTTGGTGCACAGCCACAACAGGTAAAGGGTGAGGGCGGCCCAACTGGTGCCGGCCGCGATTGCCATCCAGGGGCGCACTTTAGACAGCATGTTGACTCCCGCTCGGGATTTCGACGAACAGGTATCCCTGCGCCGTGATGGTCTGGATGGTCACGGGGCACTCAAGGCTCATCAGTTTCTTGCGCAAGCGCGACACCCGCATATCAATCGAACGGTTCAGTCCGTCGTACTCCAGGCCCCGCAGGCGCTGGAGCAGTTTTTCCCGGGTCAGCAACACGCCGCAGTGACGGGCGAAGATGGCGAGCAACTCGAATTCGGCCACCGAAAACTGCAAGGGCGCCTCGCCAAGCCAGGCGAAGTGGTTGTTCAGGTCCAGGCGAAAAGCGCCCCACTGATAGAAATTGCGGGGCGCCTGGGGATGGCGACGCAGCAGTGAGCGGATCCTCGCGAGCAACAGTTGCGGATCGATCGGCTTGACCACGTAGTCGTCGGCCCCGGCGGCAAATCCCACCAATTGTTCGGCGTTCTCGTCCAGGGCCGTCATCATCAGGATCAGCCCGGGGTAGTGGTCGCGAATCTGTCGGCACAGGGTAAAGCCGTCCATGCCCGGCAGCATCACATCAAGGATCAGCAGCGCTGGCTGTTCCTCGTGAATACGTTGGGCCGCGCGGTCGCCACGGTGTTCTACCGCCACGGTAAACCCTTCGGCGCGCAGGAACTCGGCCGTCAGTGCTGCCAGGGGCAGGTCGTCTTCGATCAGCAGCAGGGTATCGGACATGGCTCAGCGGGATCGTTGCCAAAAAAGTGCGCAGAGTGTTGCGCCCTTGCCCCCGGCGAGGCAAGGGCTGTTCATCAAGGCGTTGCGGGCTGCTTCTGGAAGGCGGGCTGCGGTGCTTTCACCGGCTGGTACAGCAAGAAGTAATAGGCGCCCAAACAAATCAGCCAGCTGAAAATCGCCGTCCACACGTTATGGGAAAGAAAGTGCGCCCCTTGCATCGTCCGGCTCACCGAAAGCACCGTGCCCAGCCCCAGTGCAAACATGAACGCCGAGCGCGCCATCCGCGGCCGACGATCCCTCAGGGCAAAAAACAACGCGAACAAGGCAAACCCCGTCGCCGCATGCCCGCCCGGCCAGCACCGGCCCGGCTTGTCGGTCGGCGGCCGCGGGCTCAGCAGCTCGCTGTAAGTCTCCTGGCCGCCGAACTCCTTGACGCTCCACGGGCATTGCACCCCGGTCACGGTCTTCAACGGCGAAACAAACGAGGTAGCCAGGGCCAGCGAGAGCACCAGGCAGCCCAATTCCCGGCGGTAGGGCTTAAGCCGCTCAACAATAAAGGCCCCGGCAAACCCGGCGATCGCCAGCACCGAAAACACGATCACCATCTGCTTGGCGCGATCGTGAAGAATGTCCTCTAGAAAAAAACTGTGCCGGCCCACAAAGCCGCCTTCGGAGGCGTTGTAAAACAGCTTGGCGACGTCCATGTCCAGCGACGTCAGCTCCAGCAACAGCATGACCACCGCCAGCACGGCAGGCACACCGAGGCACAGCCAAAAATTGAGGGGTTGGGATCCCGGACGAACAGCGATTGCGTGCATGGTGAACTCAGACTCTAAAAAAAGCCCCGGTCAGACCTGGCCGGGGCATTTTGGTTAGCGCGTACTCACTTTGGGAACCTCGTCCTTGGGTACCCTCCAGCTCAACAACTGTTGTTTGTAGCCATAACTGGCGCCCTGGTAGTAAGTAATGGCTCGCTGAATCAACGGGTCATCGCTGCCCACACGGGACTCGTGGCTGTCGCCCAGTGCCTGGTCATGGCGGCGCAGGCCTTGGCGTGGGCTGAGAATCGCCAGGTCATTGCCGTCGAACAACCCCAGGTACTGGTAATTGCCCACCACTACCCGTGGCGGCAACGGGTTGTCTTGCAGCAGGTTGCGGCCGAAAAACGTCGACTCGTAGCTCAGGTTCAGCAAGCCCAGCAGCGTCGGGGCCAGGTCGATCTGGCTGGCCAGCTTCGCGTTCTCGCCGGCGTCCACCAGCTTGGGGGCGTAGATGAACAGTGGGATCTGGTAGTTCACCATCGGCAGGTCTTCCTTGCCCGCGCTGCCGGCTGTGTGGTCGGCGACGAAGATAAAGATTGTGTTGTCGAACCATGGCTTCTGGCGGGCCGCCTCCAGGAACTGGCCGATGGCGTGGTCGGTGTACTTCACCGCACCGTCGCGACCGTCGCCGGATTTGATATCAATGCGGCCTGCCGGGTAGGTATACGGGCGGTGGTTGGAGGTGGTCATCAGTTGCAGCAGGAACGGTTGCTGCTTGGCGTAGTCGGCATCTGCCAGTTTCAGCGTCTGTTTATAGAGGTCTTCGTCGGCCATGCCCCAGGCGTTTTTGAAGCTGATTTCCGCTTCAGGCACGCTGCTCTGGTCCACTACGCGGTAGCCGTTGCCGCTGAAGAACGCGTTCATATTGTCGAAGTAGCCGCGGCCGCCGTAGACAAACACGCTGTCATAGCCGATGGCATTGAGCTGTTGGCCCAGGCTGCCGAAACCGCTTTCGCGGCCGATGCGCTTGACGATCGAACGTCCCGGCGTCGGTGGAATGGCCAGGGTGATGGCTTCCAGGCCACGGTCGGTGCGGGTGCCGGTGGCGTAGAAGTTATTGAAGTACAGGCTCTGTTTGCGCAGCGCGTCGAGGTTGGGTGTCAGGTTATTCGGGTCGCCGTTGCTGCCCATGTACTTGGCACTGAAGCTTTCGATGGTCACCAGTACGATATTGGGTTTGCGCAGCGTGCCCGGGTTGGTAATGGCGCGACGGATATCCAGCGGATCCGTGCCGATAAACCGTGCGTTGGGTTCGCTGAGTTCGGCGCGCAACTGCTTGGCGACGACATCGGTTGGCAGGCTCTTGTAGAACTGGTTGTAGTCCAGCTCGTTATTACGGAAGGCGGCGAAGAACTGATAGGGGCCGTTGCTGGCCAGTTCGTTGTTGTAGGCGTTACCGCCCTGGCTGCGCGGGCTGTCCTGATTGATCAGTTGCAGGCTCAGGCCGGCCACCACCAGCAAGCCAAGGGCGCTGAGTAGCCGTTGGCGCATTGCAGGTAATGGCGAATTCATCGCCGCGTTGAACGGTTTACGCAACGCCAGGCTCAAGACTATCGCCAAGACTGCCAGCAGGCTCAGCAGCTTGCCGATCGGATAAGACTCCAGCAGGTTGTTCAGCACCTCTTTGGAGTAAACCAGGTAATCCACGGCAATAAAGTTGAAGCGCACGCCGAACTCGTCCCAGAACAACCACTCGGCCACGCTGGTAAAGAGCATGGCGAACAGGCTGACGGTCAGTACCGCTTGCAGGAACCAGCGATGGCCACGGCGACGCCACAACCCTGGTGGGCACAGCAGCAAATACAGGCCCAGGGGCAGGGCGGCGTAGGCGAGGAAACCGAGGTCATAGAGCAGGCCCACGCCGAATACCGGCAGCAGGTTACCGCTCACTTCATCCAGATGGGTTACCAGCAGCAGAATGCGGGTTAGTAGAAAAACAACCAGCCATGCACCGGTCACCAACAGCAAATAGCGCATTGGCGCCGTTTTTGGGAAACCCATGTCAATGTTCCTTATTTTCGATGGGCGCGATCTTCGCGCTGACACTGTAGTCAGGTTGTGAACCTATAGTGAAAAACTCGTTAAGTCTCGCAATCGGTTGAAAAGAGTAATGGACACGGCCCTCAGCCCTAGCCCTGAGTCATACTTGGCCTTAAGCTGCGCGAGCCAACACGGCCGTTACCGCGTACGGAGACACTGCCCATGCGAATTTTATTGGTTGAAGACAACCGCGATATTCTGGCCAACCTGGCCGATTACCTG from Pseudomonas yamanorum harbors:
- the groL gene encoding chaperonin GroEL (60 kDa chaperone family; promotes refolding of misfolded polypeptides especially under stressful conditions; forms two stacked rings of heptamers to form a barrel-shaped 14mer; ends can be capped by GroES; misfolded proteins enter the barrel where they are refolded when GroES binds), yielding MAAKEVKFGDSARKKMLAGVNVLADAVKATLGPKGRNVIIEKSFGAPTITKDGVSVAKEIELKDRFENMGAQLVKDVASRANDDAGDGTTTATVLAQSIVNEGLKAVAAGMNPMDLKRGIDKATIAIVKELKSLSKPCADTKAIAQVGTISANSDSSIGDIIAEAMEKVGKEGVITVEEGSGLENELSVVEGMQFDRGYLSPYFVNKPDTMTAELDGPLILLVDKKISNIRELLPVLEAVAKAGRPLLIVSEDVEGEALATLVVNNMRGIVKVVAVKAPGFGDRRKAMLQDIAVLTGGTVISEEIGLSLESATLEHLGNAKRVTVTKENTTVIDGAGVEADIQARVTQIRAQVADTTSDYDREKLQERLAKLSGGVAVIKVGAGSEVEMKEKKARVEDALHATRAAVEEGVVPGGGVALVRALQAISELKGDNADQDVGIALLRRAVEAPLRQIVANSGDEPSVVVDKVKQGSGNFGYNAATGEYGDMIEMGILDPAKVTRSALQAASSIASLMITTEAMIAEIKEDAPAGGGMPDMGGMGGMGGMM
- a CDS encoding glycosyl hydrolase family 8, encoding MRHPRRHLPTLLLSLCMAAGSWSGSSAAQSAHAPYYPGTILPNRQTQAIMDKQLVTFYKDWKAVYLSGDCGSGRYFVKVNADHKPVGGGAAPNTITVSEAHGYGMLLTVMMADYDDEAQKIFDGMVRYFQDHPAASDPGLMAWNQIEGCGDSTDPFRGDVSATDGDLDIAYALLLADQKWGSQGTIDYRSEANTVMAAIMKHEVHPRTQHLMLGDWAGTDGDAELEYTTRSSDFMQSHLYSFFAMTGDKRWQAVRDKTYSIISDFTQRYSAKSALVPDFISHLDTSLTPARPELVEGQYDGGYSWNAARYPWRIGLDYLMYGDPRALYTLTTFNRWARATTHDEPGNFNSGYRIDGSTIEEAPNEPAFVAALGVSAMISPDNQLWLNNIWDNLQRRSIRDHDYYGNTLKLLGMVVMSGHWERPQPASLKKTAHVPVHPSSGTAAPRPMASLPAASQLMLARGFMFKKLLGRRGVS
- a CDS encoding sensor histidine kinase, with amino-acid sequence MLSKVRPWMAIAAGTSWAALTLYLLWLCTNAAVFIGDYSFLRLMAGPGYLVAEQLKTLPPEQWEARVESLQARFQYPVSVVKKDDIELPPEAIVMLDHHQPAQNSDEDVTYFPLDDDTVIQFGPMWGTAEVKDLLQYPVYWVTACVAGLPVLLLLWIALRARRKYTHDLNTLNACMSALARTPSTLLPAMSQEWTPLLQTLRKHAQDITSMGERHREVSQAVSHELRTPLARMRFALALLSKSADPDTRTRLQERLQTDIEELESLVRASLAFARLADAPSDLQHEPINIHDWLQQEFALLDGHHRLLTLNTDPADLELIGDRALLHLIVRNLLSNAITYARERVNVSAACQDQHLVLHVDDDGPGVLPENREKIFEPFVRLAMGGDEPSGFGLGLALAKRATHWHRGELSITRSPLGGARLTLTLALRPG
- a CDS encoding response regulator transcription factor, whose translation is MSDTLLLIEDDLPLAALTAEFLRAEGFTVAVEHRGDRAAQRIHEEQPALLILDVMLPGMDGFTLCRQIRDHYPGLILMMTALDENAEQLVGFAAGADDYVVKPIDPQLLLARIRSLLRRHPQAPRNFYQWGAFRLDLNNHFAWLGEAPLQFSVAEFELLAIFARHCGVLLTREKLLQRLRGLEYDGLNRSIDMRVSRLRKKLMSLECPVTIQTITAQGYLFVEIPSGSQHAV
- a CDS encoding phosphatase PAP2 family protein, with product MHAIAVRPGSQPLNFWLCLGVPAVLAVVMLLLELTSLDMDVAKLFYNASEGGFVGRHSFFLEDILHDRAKQMVIVFSVLAIAGFAGAFIVERLKPYRRELGCLVLSLALATSFVSPLKTVTGVQCPWSVKEFGGQETYSELLSPRPPTDKPGRCWPGGHAATGFALFALFFALRDRRPRMARSAFMFALGLGTVLSVSRTMQGAHFLSHNVWTAIFSWLICLGAYYFLLYQPVKAPQPAFQKQPATP
- a CDS encoding LTA synthase family protein — its product is MGFPKTAPMRYLLLVTGAWLVVFLLTRILLLVTHLDEVSGNLLPVFGVGLLYDLGFLAYAALPLGLYLLLCPPGLWRRRGHRWFLQAVLTVSLFAMLFTSVAEWLFWDEFGVRFNFIAVDYLVYSKEVLNNLLESYPIGKLLSLLAVLAIVLSLALRKPFNAAMNSPLPAMRQRLLSALGLLVVAGLSLQLINQDSPRSQGGNAYNNELASNGPYQFFAAFRNNELDYNQFYKSLPTDVVAKQLRAELSEPNARFIGTDPLDIRRAITNPGTLRKPNIVLVTIESFSAKYMGSNGDPNNLTPNLDALRKQSLYFNNFYATGTRTDRGLEAITLAIPPTPGRSIVKRIGRESGFGSLGQQLNAIGYDSVFVYGGRGYFDNMNAFFSGNGYRVVDQSSVPEAEISFKNAWGMADEDLYKQTLKLADADYAKQQPFLLQLMTTSNHRPYTYPAGRIDIKSGDGRDGAVKYTDHAIGQFLEAARQKPWFDNTIFIFVADHTAGSAGKEDLPMVNYQIPLFIYAPKLVDAGENAKLASQIDLAPTLLGLLNLSYESTFFGRNLLQDNPLPPRVVVGNYQYLGLFDGNDLAILSPRQGLRRHDQALGDSHESRVGSDDPLIQRAITYYQGASYGYKQQLLSWRVPKDEVPKVSTR